A single genomic interval of Spirosoma linguale DSM 74 harbors:
- a CDS encoding Methyltransferase type 12 (PFAM: Methyltransferase type 12~KEGG: noc:Noc_2926 UbiE/COQ5 methyltransferase), with protein sequence MTAIMDVKTNPGGNFNWISPIYDALAFVVFGRKLQQAQALFLSAIPPKASVLLVGGGTGWLLEQVLVRCRPERVLYLETSSRMVARATRRMAHKSLLGMVEFRVGDETSLRSGEQFDVVITPFLLDLFSENTLQIRLIPRLLSALKPGGMWLVTDFVAPSVWWQKILLWAMIRFFRLIAGIETRKLANWQQYLADAGLVLQARKSQVGGMVSAEVWVR encoded by the coding sequence ATGACCGCTATAATGGACGTTAAAACAAATCCCGGAGGTAATTTTAACTGGATATCGCCCATCTACGATGCATTAGCGTTTGTGGTATTCGGTCGGAAACTACAGCAGGCGCAGGCTCTTTTTCTGAGTGCTATACCGCCGAAAGCATCCGTCTTGCTTGTGGGTGGTGGAACGGGCTGGCTGCTCGAACAGGTGCTGGTCCGTTGTCGGCCGGAGCGGGTCCTTTATCTCGAAACATCAAGTCGGATGGTAGCCCGCGCCACCCGCCGAATGGCGCATAAATCCCTGCTGGGCATGGTGGAATTTCGGGTGGGCGATGAAACATCGCTCCGTTCTGGCGAACAGTTCGATGTGGTCATAACGCCTTTTTTGCTGGACCTCTTCAGCGAGAATACCCTACAAATCCGTCTAATTCCCAGATTATTAAGTGCACTTAAACCTGGTGGGATGTGGCTGGTTACTGATTTTGTAGCACCTTCTGTCTGGTGGCAGAAGATTCTTTTATGGGCAATGATTCGATTTTTCAGGCTTATTGCCGGTATCGAAACCCGCAAACTAGCCAATTGGCAGCAATACCTGGCCGACGCAGGCTTAGTCCTTCAGGCGCGTAAATCCCAGGTTGGCGGAATGGTGTCGGCTGAGGTATGGGTCCGGTGA
- a CDS encoding naphthoate synthase (TIGRFAM: naphthoate synthase~PFAM: Enoyl-CoA hydratase/isomerase~KEGG: dps:DP0252 naphthoate synthase), whose protein sequence is MQSNYPWETIKEYQEILFSYYDGIAKITINRPHKRNAFTPLTVTEMSEAMELARQDERVGVIILTGEGGEAFCSGGDQSVRGHGGYVGTDQVPRLNVLDLQMQIRRIPKPVIAMVAGYAIGGGHVLHVVCDISIAAENARFGQTGPKVGSFDGGFGASYLARVVGQKKAREIWFLCDQYNAQEALDMGLVNKVVPLEELEEVTIAWCRKMLEKSPLALRMLKASFNAELDGQAGIQQLAGDATLLYYLSDEAKEGKDAFLEKRKPDFSKFPKFP, encoded by the coding sequence ATGCAAAGCAACTACCCCTGGGAAACGATTAAAGAATACCAGGAAATTCTCTTCAGCTACTACGACGGAATAGCTAAAATCACTATTAACCGGCCGCACAAGCGTAATGCCTTTACGCCATTAACCGTCACGGAAATGTCGGAAGCCATGGAACTGGCCCGGCAGGACGAGCGGGTGGGCGTTATTATCCTGACCGGTGAAGGTGGCGAGGCCTTTTGTTCGGGGGGCGATCAGTCTGTTCGGGGGCATGGTGGTTACGTGGGTACTGATCAGGTTCCCCGTCTGAATGTGCTGGACCTGCAAATGCAGATTCGTCGTATACCGAAGCCAGTCATTGCTATGGTAGCCGGTTATGCCATTGGCGGTGGTCATGTGCTTCATGTCGTTTGTGATATCAGTATTGCTGCCGAAAACGCCCGCTTCGGGCAGACGGGACCTAAAGTAGGTTCGTTCGACGGCGGCTTCGGCGCTTCTTATCTGGCGCGGGTTGTTGGTCAGAAAAAAGCCCGCGAAATCTGGTTTTTATGTGATCAGTACAATGCTCAGGAAGCGCTGGATATGGGGCTGGTCAATAAAGTAGTGCCACTGGAGGAACTGGAAGAAGTGACGATTGCCTGGTGCCGTAAGATGCTGGAAAAAAGTCCGCTGGCTCTTCGGATGCTCAAAGCGTCTTTCAATGCCGAACTCGACGGGCAGGCTGGTATTCAGCAACTGGCGGGCGATGCCACGTTGCTTTACTATTTATCTGACGAAGCGAAGGAGGGTAAAGATGCATTTCTGGAAAAACGAAAGCCGGATTTCAGCAAATTCCCGAAGTTTCCCTGA
- a CDS encoding conserved hypothetical protein (KEGG: mxa:MXAN_6110 hypothetical protein), with amino-acid sequence MGGDPKQLITYKGQSLMRRVTESALALQRGPVIVVLGANRPQIVPELDGLPVTIVDNPSWPTGQASSLKTGLAAFYLTHKDIDAVLILHTDQPLVSLGLLLHMFEVYQDEDKGIVACRYGTQLSVPAIFHRNYIDELLQLKDDKGVKWVIGRHRSDCVEVPFEAGAIDLDSKRDLDLFQQVVTQT; translated from the coding sequence ATGGGGGGCGATCCTAAGCAGTTGATTACGTATAAAGGACAGTCGCTGATGCGACGGGTAACGGAAAGTGCCCTGGCCCTGCAACGGGGTCCGGTTATCGTGGTACTTGGTGCTAATCGGCCTCAGATTGTGCCTGAACTGGATGGGCTGCCCGTTACGATTGTCGATAACCCAAGCTGGCCGACCGGTCAGGCATCGTCTTTGAAAACGGGACTTGCCGCCTTTTATCTGACCCACAAAGACATCGACGCGGTACTGATTCTGCATACCGACCAGCCATTGGTTTCGTTGGGCTTGCTCCTGCATATGTTTGAAGTCTACCAGGATGAAGATAAAGGTATTGTGGCTTGTCGGTACGGAACCCAACTAAGTGTTCCCGCTATTTTTCACCGTAACTATATCGACGAACTATTACAACTGAAAGATGATAAAGGCGTAAAATGGGTGATTGGCCGGCACCGCAGCGATTGTGTAGAAGTACCTTTCGAAGCGGGTGCGATTGATCTCGACTCGAAGCGCGACCTTGATTTATTTCAGCAGGTAGTAACGCAGACCTAA
- a CDS encoding conserved hypothetical protein (KEGG: hypothetical protein), with amino-acid sequence MEEAKIFVNPISPDKVAESPGLLAYAHTAGGAVIRPEDKGKITGRAVSAMREQTDMQLSQLYKQMQLLAEQATAIRNRVEISERIYSAQMSFEPVVGHTYYFYQRKNGTDLLSMIAPDEWGRKFPFERCLATVRMMADHTWDVHYHEVSFTE; translated from the coding sequence ATGGAAGAAGCAAAAATTTTCGTCAACCCGATTTCTCCGGATAAAGTGGCCGAGTCGCCGGGTCTGCTGGCCTATGCACACACAGCAGGAGGAGCTGTAATACGTCCTGAAGATAAGGGTAAAATTACGGGTAGGGCCGTATCGGCCATGCGCGAGCAGACAGATATGCAGTTGAGCCAATTGTATAAACAAATGCAGCTGCTGGCCGAACAGGCAACCGCCATTCGGAACCGGGTCGAAATATCGGAGCGGATTTATTCGGCCCAGATGAGTTTTGAACCGGTAGTTGGCCACACCTACTATTTTTATCAGCGCAAGAACGGAACGGATCTGCTTTCTATGATCGCTCCCGATGAGTGGGGGCGTAAATTTCCGTTTGAGCGCTGTCTCGCTACGGTCCGCATGATGGCCGACCATACCTGGGATGTGCACTACCACGAAGTTTCATTTACTGAGTGA
- a CDS encoding glycoside hydrolase family 65 central catalytic (PFAM: glycoside hydrolase family 65 central catalytic; glycoside hydrolase family 65 domain protein~KEGG: nme:NMB0390 maltose phosphorylase) produces MKNYITQDPWNIVEDGFHPDFNEITESVMSLGNGRLGQRGNFEEKFTGKSLQGNYVAGVYYPDKTRVGWWKNGYPEYFAKVLNAANWIGIDIDIDYESLDLNHCEVRNFRRVLNMQEGYLERSFVAVLKSGKEIQVNAKRFCSIVDDEAGAIRYAIKPLNFEAKITITPYINGDIRNRDANYDETFWDEVRKETGYGEAYIELRTRKTGFHVATGMCVEIEQDGVKVDYQSQPIKYEKYVANRMTLDCRKGQETVIYKYAVNLSSLNYDPDTIIKDAHQYIQRITRKGFEKMLFEQKQAWADKWKTNDIIIEGDIAAQQGIRFNIFQLNQTYTGEDERLNIGPKGFTGEKYGGSTYWDTEAYCLPFYLATADQKVAKNLLVYRYKQLGKAIENAQKLGFRAGAALYPMVTMNGEECHNEWEITFEEIHRNGAIAYAIFDYVRYTGDEQYLVDYGLEVLIAISRFWSQRVNWSKEKEKYVMLGVTGPNEYENNVNNNWYTNYIAAWTLRYTTEAVARVKALDSDKYADLIDRIHFREDKELATARQIIDKMYLPADAEKGVFLQQEGFLDKDLMPVSDIPKGQRPINQNWSWDRILRSCFIKQADVLQGLYFFEDEFDTETLRRNFDFYEPMTVHESSLSPCVHSIQASKLGMKEKAYEMYLRTARLDLDDYNNDTEDGCHITSMAGTWLAVVKGFGGLRIEQADGAEPRVVLNPYCPDNWQSLAFKIRYRGVLLQVTTTQQDVTVENFSAQPITIHLLGEQVVIGAESQQTVSVKIEA; encoded by the coding sequence ATGAAAAATTATATAACTCAGGACCCCTGGAATATTGTTGAAGACGGGTTTCACCCCGATTTTAATGAAATTACGGAAAGTGTGATGTCGCTCGGCAATGGCCGGCTTGGTCAGCGGGGGAACTTTGAAGAGAAATTCACCGGTAAATCCCTACAGGGCAATTATGTAGCGGGGGTGTATTACCCCGATAAAACAAGGGTGGGCTGGTGGAAAAATGGCTATCCTGAATACTTCGCTAAAGTGCTCAATGCCGCTAACTGGATTGGTATCGACATTGATATTGACTACGAAAGTCTGGATCTCAACCACTGCGAGGTCCGCAATTTTCGCCGGGTGCTCAACATGCAGGAGGGATACCTCGAACGCTCGTTTGTGGCCGTACTCAAAAGCGGTAAAGAGATTCAGGTGAATGCCAAACGCTTCTGCTCCATTGTTGACGACGAAGCTGGTGCCATTCGCTACGCTATCAAACCCCTGAACTTCGAGGCCAAGATTACCATTACGCCCTACATCAACGGCGATATTCGTAACCGCGATGCCAATTACGACGAAACATTCTGGGATGAAGTTCGAAAAGAAACGGGTTATGGCGAAGCGTATATCGAACTCCGCACCCGTAAAACGGGCTTTCATGTCGCTACCGGCATGTGCGTTGAAATCGAGCAGGATGGCGTAAAGGTCGACTATCAGTCGCAGCCCATAAAGTACGAAAAGTACGTGGCTAACCGGATGACACTCGACTGCCGGAAGGGGCAGGAAACGGTTATTTATAAATATGCCGTAAACCTCTCGTCGCTCAACTATGACCCCGATACGATCATAAAGGATGCGCATCAGTACATCCAGCGGATTACCCGGAAGGGGTTCGAAAAAATGCTGTTCGAGCAGAAACAGGCCTGGGCCGACAAATGGAAAACCAACGATATCATTATTGAGGGTGATATTGCCGCTCAGCAGGGCATTCGGTTCAATATATTTCAGCTGAACCAGACCTATACGGGCGAAGATGAGCGATTGAACATTGGGCCGAAAGGGTTTACGGGCGAAAAATACGGCGGGTCGACCTACTGGGATACCGAAGCCTACTGCCTGCCGTTTTACCTCGCTACCGCCGACCAGAAAGTGGCGAAAAACCTGCTGGTTTACCGCTACAAGCAACTGGGTAAAGCCATCGAGAATGCGCAGAAACTCGGATTCCGGGCCGGGGCGGCTTTGTACCCCATGGTAACCATGAACGGCGAAGAGTGTCATAACGAATGGGAAATTACCTTTGAGGAAATCCACCGCAATGGCGCTATTGCCTATGCCATCTTCGACTACGTTCGCTACACCGGCGATGAGCAGTATCTGGTCGATTATGGCCTCGAAGTCCTCATTGCCATCAGCCGGTTCTGGAGCCAGCGGGTCAACTGGTCGAAGGAGAAAGAGAAGTACGTAATGCTGGGCGTTACCGGACCCAACGAGTACGAAAACAACGTCAACAACAACTGGTACACGAACTATATTGCCGCCTGGACGCTCCGGTACACCACCGAAGCCGTGGCCAGAGTGAAAGCGCTCGATTCAGATAAATACGCGGACCTGATTGACCGGATTCACTTCCGCGAAGATAAGGAACTGGCCACGGCCCGGCAGATTATTGATAAGATGTACCTGCCTGCTGATGCTGAAAAAGGCGTTTTCCTGCAGCAGGAAGGCTTTTTGGATAAGGACCTGATGCCCGTTTCGGACATTCCGAAGGGACAGCGGCCCATCAACCAGAACTGGTCGTGGGACCGTATTCTGCGGTCGTGCTTCATCAAGCAGGCCGATGTATTGCAGGGACTTTATTTCTTCGAAGACGAGTTCGACACGGAGACCCTGCGCCGGAATTTCGATTTCTACGAGCCGATGACGGTGCATGAATCGTCGCTCTCGCCCTGCGTTCACTCCATTCAGGCCTCGAAACTGGGCATGAAAGAGAAGGCCTATGAAATGTACCTGCGAACCGCCCGGCTTGACCTCGACGACTATAACAACGATACGGAAGACGGGTGCCACATTACAAGCATGGCCGGTACGTGGCTGGCGGTTGTAAAAGGATTCGGTGGTTTGCGAATTGAACAGGCCGACGGGGCCGAGCCTCGGGTCGTTCTGAACCCTTACTGCCCGGATAACTGGCAGTCGCTGGCGTTTAAAATCCGGTACCGGGGCGTACTCTTGCAGGTAACAACCACGCAGCAGGATGTTACGGTGGAAAATTTCTCGGCACAACCCATCACAATACACCTTCTTGGTGAACAAGTGGTAATTGGTGCCGAGAGTCAGCAGACCGTGTCTGTGAAAATAGAAGCCTAA
- a CDS encoding O-succinylbenzoic acid--CoA ligase (KEGG: lip:LI0806 O-succinylbenzoic acid--CoA ligase) — MMNLDPAKTNSWPTAQTPYEEEALAFCRAWLGGQQQFTLYTSGSTGTPKPIELTRAQMQASAQLTGQTLGLQTGDAALVCLNIRYVAGIMMLVRGLELGLPMTIIDPSANPLLDFTPGTDTFAFTALVPLQVQTILDGSPDKLPLLDGMKAILVGGAATSSALEKAIGLIKAPVYATYGMTETVSHIALRRLNGSLASEFFTALQGVQLGTDARGCLHITSVATNFDLIQTNDVVELLPDTGTGNTQFRLLGRADRIINSGGVKVQPEQVEQLIYSVLANRPPNNDTLPPRLFVAGLPDERLGQRVVVICEQVAIDMQRWATAQALIREKLGAYAVPKEIIPVARFLETPTGKIDQKATIAQIA; from the coding sequence ATGATGAATCTTGATCCCGCGAAAACTAACTCCTGGCCCACGGCCCAAACGCCTTACGAAGAAGAAGCTCTGGCGTTTTGCCGAGCTTGGCTGGGAGGACAGCAACAGTTCACGCTGTATACATCCGGCTCAACGGGCACCCCAAAGCCTATTGAACTGACGCGCGCTCAGATGCAGGCGAGCGCTCAGCTAACCGGTCAGACGCTTGGCCTACAAACGGGCGACGCGGCCCTCGTTTGTCTGAATATCCGTTATGTGGCGGGAATTATGATGCTCGTTCGGGGACTGGAGCTGGGTCTGCCCATGACCATTATTGACCCCTCGGCCAATCCCCTCCTCGACTTTACACCCGGAACCGACACCTTTGCCTTTACAGCTCTTGTACCGCTGCAAGTTCAGACGATTCTGGATGGTAGCCCGGACAAACTTCCGCTTCTCGACGGCATGAAAGCCATTCTGGTCGGGGGAGCCGCTACCAGTTCGGCACTTGAAAAAGCTATAGGCCTTATTAAAGCCCCCGTTTATGCCACCTATGGTATGACGGAGACGGTTTCTCACATTGCGCTCCGCCGTCTCAATGGGTCGCTCGCCAGCGAATTCTTTACGGCCTTACAGGGCGTTCAGCTGGGTACCGATGCGAGGGGTTGTCTACACATCACGTCGGTCGCCACCAATTTCGACTTAATTCAGACCAACGATGTGGTTGAACTGCTACCGGACACTGGAACCGGAAACACGCAGTTCAGGCTACTGGGACGAGCCGACCGGATTATTAACAGCGGTGGGGTAAAGGTGCAGCCCGAACAGGTAGAACAACTGATTTATAGCGTATTGGCCAATAGGCCTCCTAACAACGATACGTTGCCTCCCCGGCTTTTTGTAGCTGGCCTGCCCGACGAACGGCTGGGCCAGCGTGTGGTAGTAATTTGCGAGCAGGTAGCTATCGACATGCAGCGGTGGGCCACAGCCCAGGCGCTTATCCGGGAGAAACTTGGTGCCTATGCTGTTCCCAAAGAAATTATACCCGTGGCTCGGTTTCTCGAAACCCCCACCGGCAAGATTGATCAGAAAGCGACTATAGCTCAAATAGCTTAA
- a CDS encoding Rieske (2Fe-2S) iron-sulphur domain protein (PFAM: Rieske [2Fe-2S] iron-sulphur domain~KEGG: ank:AnaeK_3259 Rieske (2Fe-2S) domain protein) gives METTFTTAENPIMPRHEFFRLVGTSIGAILLARCMAGCSAQDNPVPTPDPALKVDFTLRLDEKINENLLSKGGYVIKNDIIVAQTKDGLYVAVSAKCTHQGTELTFKSVENQFYCPLHQSRFNTTGQVVVGPATQPLTQYKVEVNAAAQTVRVYN, from the coding sequence ATGGAAACCACCTTTACCACCGCAGAGAACCCGATAATGCCACGCCACGAGTTTTTCAGGCTCGTCGGGACAAGTATTGGCGCTATCCTGCTCGCGCGTTGTATGGCGGGCTGTTCCGCACAGGATAACCCGGTACCAACCCCAGACCCCGCCCTCAAAGTAGATTTTACACTTCGGCTGGACGAAAAAATCAATGAAAATTTACTTTCTAAAGGCGGCTATGTGATAAAAAACGACATCATTGTGGCGCAAACGAAAGACGGGCTATACGTAGCAGTGTCTGCCAAATGTACGCACCAGGGAACCGAATTGACGTTTAAATCCGTCGAGAACCAGTTTTACTGCCCATTGCACCAGTCCCGTTTCAACACAACAGGTCAGGTTGTTGTTGGCCCTGCCACCCAGCCCCTTACCCAATATAAGGTCGAGGTAAACGCGGCTGCCCAAACGGTACGGGTGTATAACTAA